The following coding sequences lie in one Xiphophorus maculatus strain JP 163 A chromosome 4, X_maculatus-5.0-male, whole genome shotgun sequence genomic window:
- the cenpf gene encoding centromere protein F isoform X3, translating into MSWAVEEWKDGLPGKALQKIQEMEVQLDKLKKERTQKQFQLDSLEAALQKQKQKVDSERTEISALKRENQSMIESCDALEKTRQKVVHDLGVKEQQVSYLEGQLNSCRKTIDRLEQELKKYKTELDRSQPAGSSLLSTSSSDLQTFSTPQKTFATPAPVAAHRQPDSKLDELQEKYNHEVEERRKLESELKMLQVKLLNQSSVSHKDIAARQAGSSIFPWQQQDQVHSLRGQDAMETPLKRRGASLWDTHEETPIKPNQRMSSSRTVQSPSGSTQQTEQLKSLNQELRGRVSELERNLAAQEKEIRNQTSKLQELQTHLNQTRKELAERDRELAKAGHELSQAADRHQQLEAKCSLVEQKLKQVSEEMSCQRHNAESCRRALEQKLKDQERNSQKELAQLQSSHQALDQQLNQTRTKLTQEIQQAKKDHNVLQADMEKTRLQKSQMEREMEEQKQKLLRSEQGLQATQTKEQDLRKKMEELQKEKNGVTIQLDRCSRSLTQLEEEKRISEQSLKRTQGLLEDLKAKSEGQAEELKRLQSKFEQQTQTAARELEHVKKTLSDAEARNDKSQNELQKQKQESEKLSNKLTVIEQESEELKSNLRQSRDECQAVKQEHQALLEWKKNKENLINQTEAAQQELTDKIITLEGKASRMHEANNELQDKISSTEADKASLSAHIDALKGELLMRSTELEEKEHQYQQLQLHVSEAAQKHGKDLENAGKQLAQLQGQVKELESRLQREASRAELAEKTNCELQEEHQAACDLLRSKDQLLELGRAEVSQLKDSLAQSAAQQEAQSDSFVKQKAVLLKRCEESISAQAEETERVKLQAEEVQQELLLSRHKITSMEQILKVQEQLGAELQKQIKTTSDKEEELTKTCEEKSEELKRLEEELKDQRSLTEETEQQIRAAEARIHSVENQKAELENRLQEMKTEAEILQFSHTERMNALQEQIVCLEKQVAANQEEAEEVPVLKNKLDVVNQSLAHLNKSLEASEKSLSCANEIKADLEVTLSEKVKLITALEDQINNLTEKLRKESESHSSEVEDFINKERSLKEQLEATRKSVAAAKEESSSRRENIREMKMTLSAASRGLEERDNTIKSLKEKLNKAEAEQAKASELLKEKTVAMSKIKVQLEMLQMDLEDNELAMTSVGSQAEELKGTIASLEAMLEESKAQVSVLETRLDEVQYQNSLLETKYVTAKDELLERSCEITRLEEDAVRRQQLEENVSALEAKLSQITEENSKAETELRQIIQEKESHLEQVNEERNSLQATLTQSVDEQKRAESEITQVKAVKAELEERMSNLSKEIQQLHADVRELSEQKQEAEGTIDQMAAETQQTESALRRISEEKAQLDVALSSVSEEKVELQERISTLTSENGELVCKVKQVEEEKLQLESKFSQISEENVKQQSDMNRLTAEKQQLQSSAERLQEEMASLREESERVQSSLLSAEEERQMLREQLNTRDETNHTESRARNQQFEAEQTALHQKLSILQTELAVLQQQYDLLLQQVDQQQRIIQQLTESQKYQNPTGNIPRLEPKDAEDGEAAEQTKPNPELGANVGTSAESDPLNEQEEASEKSPDQAASEAELIVREDASDQEMINEEEAHKHDAQEIQLRQQVSEENCSSSGDLENEKYDASSFQHEIRGMKFSGDESWPVKDVDTEMISEQQSELKTLRSEFDLLTSELQLRAELTSELEVQVQKLEEKVQAAEEQLSTALEEKKSLSDQVTQLLEERESLSLQLETSKCQLTDFMEMLEGLEMAKGGLDEKFLQQESELKRVRSEKANLEQHILGMESELESMQAETSRLTEELEIQRKTCSGREQQIETLLTETTQLRAELVSCSEDRDELSQSLGQWRDKVHGLEKTNLETRNLISILEEDIRVGRKEYEGLQSGMERVKAEREQFLQQVVVLEEAISKHNREKEGLLNHLHEMEEDHTSTNQNTESMAGKIQALEGEVCRLSQSLESSLLEKGEIASRLNSTQDEVRQMRTGIEKLQVRIESDERKKKKMGELLKAAQRKSDSLQDRIDALEREKDEFEQNLEEAVLQAEVAKAELEEERTKVEEEKKELNEKLTELSAALDTLTSQKAHLERELDMKNVEIEELKAAKDKLEQGLEKAEVDRREEDRQRQRLEELEKWTREEAERQSVRVGDLQGQLTELERENNDLRATFESLGEEIKDLKTLAQAKEEEILALEKDKENKAESISLIVAEKKRLEERNEQLEKERDDLQSALVSVNQEKAKADQEKTELDEGRVKLQSKISLVETEKQNLQQTVSLLEQEKLRSEAETEELQSSLLMMEEEKNNLSSALSLLEEEKQQATEEKERLTQEHEVLQKTVASMEEELETHKRSMTQLSEQVSELTSSLARLTKERDSALSKMNLWMKTCKQLEQEKQNILNSSEGRSSEEFQAEAAQLRAQAEVRKKEVQELKTALEKKTTEAEERRQELKQKEEEVKERAAALEGVRAEKERELEEIRKELDEVNALLEEKSTEADESIEKYCSLLVKVHKLEESNDALKTRLEHLTASQPVNEAKVPPETRRRSVRKSSSKHQEEKMSENTENLVPTTTPSSPQGGSPGKRGHKEISDRDSAQEALHNLTKKLKANTATPRGRGEQDDEEFRPEGLPDLVQKGFADIPLGEASPYIIRRTTGRRCSPRLAARQTKPDIKVLGPVHLQSPSGSSSDGSDRTRQPLSGEQEPSLNVHQEAEQREKQVLVEQTKQGENCHVQ; encoded by the exons ATGAGCTGGGCGGTGGAGGAGTGGAAGGATGGACTTCCAGGGAAAGCCCTGCAGAAGATCCAGGAGATGGAGGTCCAACTGGACAAACTGAAGAAGGAAAGGACACAGAAGCAGTTTCAGCTGGACTCTCTGGAAGCTGCCctgcagaaacagaagcagaag GTGGACAGTGAACGCACCGAGATCTCCGCTTTGAAAAGAGAAAACCAGTCGATGATTGAGTCATGTGACGCTTTGGAGAAAACTCGTCAGAAGGTGGTTCATGACCTTGGAGTCAAAGAGCAGCAG GTGAGCTACCTGGAGGGTCAACTTAACTCCTGCAGGAAGACAATAGATCGTCTGGAGCAAGAACTCAAGAA GTACAAAACTGAGCTCGATCGCTCTCAACCTGCCGGATCTTCCTTGCTGTCCACCTCTTCCTCTGACCTGCAGACGTTCAGCACGCCACAGAAGACTTTTGCTACGCCAGCGCCTGTCGCTGCACACAGACAGCCAG ACAGCAAACTGGACGAGCTTCAGGAAAAGTACAACCatgaagtggaagaaagaagaaagctgGAAAGTGAGCTCAAAATGTTGCAGGtcaag TTGCTGAATCAGTCATCCGTCAGCCACAAGGACATCGCCGCCCGCCAAGCTGGGTCATCCATATTCCCATGGCAACAGCAGGATCAGGTCCACAGCCTACGGGGCCAGGATGCGATGGAAACGCCACTAAAGAGACGCGGTGCTTCTCTGTGGGACACCCACGAGGAAACGCCGATCAAACCCAACCAGCGGATGAGTTCGTCCAGAACCGTCCAGAGTCCCAGTGGATCGACCCAGCAGACGGAGCAGCTGAAGAGCCTCAACCAGG AGCTGCGTGGACGTGTGTCAGAGCTGGAGAGGAATCTGGCTGCTCAGGAAAAGGAAATTCGTAACCAAACATCGAAGCTGCAAGAACTCCAAACTCACTTGAACCAAACCCGCAAAGAGCTGGCGGAGCGGGACAGAGAGCTGGCCAAGGCCGGCCACGAGCTGAGCCAGGCTGCAGACCGCCACCAGCAGCTGGAGGCAAAG TGCTCCTTGGTGGAGCAGAAGCTGAAGCAGGTCTCCGAGGAGATGAGCTGCCAGAGGCACAACGCTGAAAGCTGCAGACGAGCTCTGGAGCAGAAACTCAAAGACCAAGAAAGAAACAGTCAGAAG GAGTTGGCTCAGCTTCAGAGTTCCCATCAGGCTTTGGATCAGCAGCTcaaccagaccagaaccaagCTGACACAGGAGATCCAACAGGCCAAAAAAGACCACAATGTTCTTCAAGCGGACATGGAGAAG ACGCGCTTGCAGAAGAGTCAGATGGAGAGAGAaatggaggagcagaagcaGAAGCTGCTGCGGTCCGAACAAGGCCTGCAGGCGACTCAGACCAAAGAGCAAGACCTCCGCAAAAAGATGGAG GAgctgcagaaagagaagaacGGCGTGACCATCCAGTTGGACCGCTGCAGCAGGTCGCTGACTCAGCTGGAAGAGGAGAAGAGGATCTCAGAGCAGTCGCTGAAACGCACCCAGGGGCTGCTGGAGGACCTGAAAG CGAAATCTGAAGGACAGGCCGAGGAGCTGAAGAGACTCCAGTCAAAATTTGAGCAACAGACTCAGACGGCAGCAAGAGAGCTGGAACACGTGAAGAAGACGCTTTCTGACGCAGAGGCCAGGAATGACAA atCTCAGAATGAGCTTCAAAAGCAGAAGCAGGAGAGTGAGAAGCTGAGCAACAAGCTGACGGTCATAGAGCAGGAGAGCGAAGAGCTGAAATCAAACCTCCGTCAGAGTCGGGACGAGTGCCAGGCTGTGAAACAGGAGCACCAGGCTCTGctggagtggaagaaaaacaaggagaaCTTGATAAACCAAACCGAGGCCGCGCAGCAGGAGCTCACTGACAAGATTATCACTTTGGAGGGCAAAGCGAGCCGGATGCATGAGGCCAACAATGAACTCCAG GACAAGATCTCATCCACGGAGGCAGACAAAGCCAGTCTGTCCGCCCACATCGACGCCCTGAAGGGAGAACTCCTCATGAGGAGCACggagctggaggagaaggaGCATCAGTACCAGCAGCTTCAGCTCCACGTCTCTGAAGCGGCACAGAAACACGGCAAAGACCTGGAGAACGCCGGGAAGCAGCTGGCGCAGCTCCAAGGACAG GTGAAAGAGCTGGAGTCCCGGCTGCAGAGGGAGGCGTCTCGAGCAGAGCTGGCCGAAAAGACGAACTgcgagctgcaggaggagcacCAGGCCGCGTGCGACCTGCTGCGCTCCAAAGACCAGCTGCTGGAGCTGGGCCGGGCCGAGGTCAGCCAGCTGAAGGACAGCCTCGCTCAGTCCGCCGCACAGCAGGAGGCGCAGAGCGACAG cTTTGTGAAGCAGAAGGCCGTCCTGCTGAAGCGGTGTGAGGAGAGCATTTCGGCGCAGGCTGAGGAGACGGAGCGCGTCAAGCTGCAGGCAGAGGAAGTCcagcaggagctgctgctctccagacacaaa ATCACCTCGATGGAGCAGATCCTGAAGGTCCAGGAACAGCTGGGAGCCgagctgcagaaacaaattaaGACGACGTCCGATAAGGAGGAGGAGCTCACGAAGACGTGCGAGGAGAAATCAGAGGAGCTGAAACGcttggaggaggagctgaaggaCCAGCGGAGCCTCACCGAGGAGACGGAGCAGCAGATCAGAGCGGCTGAAGCTCGGATCCACTCCGTGGAAAATCAAAAGGCTGAGCTGGAAAATCGACTTCAAGAGATGAAGACAGAagcagag ATCCTGCAGTTCAGTCACACTGAAAGGATGAACGCTCTCCAGGAACAGATCGTATGTCTGGAAAAGCAGGTTGCTGCAAACCAGGAAGAAGCAGAGGAGGTTCCTgtcctgaaaaacaaactggacgTGGTCAACCAGTCTCTTGCTCACCTTAACAAATCTCTTGAAGCTTCAGAAAAGAGCCTCAGCTgtgcaaatgaaataaaagctgatcTGGAGGTCACCCTGTCTGAGAAAGTGAAACTTATCACTGCTTTGGAGGATCAGATCAATAATCTCACTGAGAAGCTGAGGAAAGAGTCTGAGAGCCACAGCTCAGAGGTTGAGGACTTCATCAATAAGGAGAGGAGCCTCAAAGAGCAGCTGGAAGCCACTAGGAAATCAGTAGCTGCAGCCAAAGAAGAGTCCAGCTCTAGACGGGAGAATATCCGAGAAATGAAGATGACTCTGTCTGCAGCGTCCCGCGGCCTGGAAGAAAGAGACAACACGATAAAGAGTCTGAAAGAGAAGCTGAACAAAGCAGAGGCAGAGCAGGCCAAAGCCTCTGAGCTCCTGAAGGAGAAGACGGTGGCCATGAGCAAAATCAAG GTGCAGCTGGAGATGCTGCAGATGGACCTGGAGGACAACGAGTTGGCCATGACCTCTGTGGGCAGTCAGGCGGAGGAGCTGAAGGGAACCATAGCGTCCCTGGAGGCCATGCTGGAGGAAAGCAAAGCCCAG GTTTCTGTTTTGGAGACCCGTTTGGATGAGGTCCAGTACCAAAACTCTCTGCTGGAGACAAAATACGTGACGGCGAAGGACGAGCTGCTGGAGCGGAGCTGCGAGATAACCCGTCTGGAGGAGGACGCCGTCAGACGGCAGCAGCTAGAGGAGAACGTCTCTGCCTTGGAGGCCAAACTGAGTCAGATTACTGAGGAAAACTCAAAGGCAGAGACGGAGCTGAGGCAGATCATTCAGGAGAAAGAGAGCCATTTGGAGCAAGTAAACGAGGAGAGAAACAGCCTCCAGGCTACCTTAACGCAGTCAGTGGATGAGCAGAAACGAGCTGAATCTGAAATCACTCAGGTAAAAGCGGTGAAggcggagctggaggagagaatGAGCAACCTGTCGAAGGAGATTCAGCAACTCCATGCTGATGTTAGAGAGTTatctgaacagaaacaggaagcgGAGGGAACGATTGACCAGAtggctgcagaaacacaacagacagAGTCCGCTCTCCGTCGGATCTCAGAGGAGAAAGCCCAGCTGGACGTTGCTCTGAGTTCAGTCAGCGAGGAAAAAGTTGAGCTGCAGGAGAGGATTTCTACTTTAACCTCTGAGAACGGGGAGCTGGTCTGCAAAGTGaagcaggtggaggaggagaaactCCAGCTGGAGTCTAAGTTTAGTCAAATCTCTGAGGAAAACGTCAAGCAGCAGTCAGACATGAACCGTCTGActgcagagaagcagcagctgcagagcagtgcagagaggctgcaggaggagaTGGCGTCTCTGCGGGAGGAGAGCGAGCGTGTCCAGAGCTCGCTGCTGTCCGCTGAGGAGGAGCGACAGATGCTGCGGGAGCAGCTCAACACGAGGGACGAGACCAACCACACGGAGAGCAGAGCGCG CAACCAGCAGTTTGAGGCGGAGCAGACTGCACTTCATCAGAAGCTGTCCATCCTCCAGACGGAGCTggctgtgctgcagcagcagtacGATTTGCTTCTGCAGCAAGTGGACCAGCAGCAACGCATCATTCAGCAGCTCACAGAATCACAGAAATACCAGAATCCGACTGGAAACATCCCGCGCCTCGAACCCAAAGACGCTGAGGATGGCG AGGCAGCTGAACAGACCAAACCAAACCCAGAACTTGGTGCGAACGTCGGTACCAGTGCAGAGTCAGATCCACTGAATGAACAGGAAGAGGCGTCTGAAAAGAGCCCTGATCAGGCTGCGAG TGAGGCAGAGCTGATCGTTCGGGAGGACGCCTCTGATCAGGAGATGATCAATGAGGAGGAGGCTCATAAACATGATGCTCAGGAAATCCAACTTCGCCAGCAG gtctcTGAGGAGAACTGCAGCAGTAGTGGAGATCTTGAAAATGAGAAGTATGATGCATCTTCCTTCCAACATGAGATAAGAGGCATGAAATTTTCTG GAGACGAGTCTTGGCCGGTGAAAGACGTCGATACAGAAATGATCTCAGAGCAGCAGAGTGAACTGAAGACGCTGCGGTCGGAGTTTGACCTGCTgacctctgagctgcagctgagagCAGAGCTGACCTCAGAGCTGGAAGTCCAAGTTCAGAAGTTGGAGGAGAAAGTTCAGGCTGCAGAGGAGCAGCTGAGCACCGCtttggaggagaagaagagtcTTTCTGATCAG GTGAcccagctgctggaggagagGGAGTCACTTAGTCTGCAGCTGGAAACGTCTAAATGTCAACTCACTGACTTCATGGAGATGTTGGAAGGACTTGAGATGGccaaag gcgGATTGGATGAGAAGTTCCTTCAGCAGGAGAGTGAGTTGAAGAGGGTCCGCTCTGAAAAAGCTAACCTGGAGCAGCACATCCTGGGAATGGAGTCTGAACTGGAGAGCATGCAAGCAGAAACCTCCAGGCTTACGGAGGAGCTGGAGATCCAGAGGAAGACTTGTTCAGGACGGGAACAACAGATAGAAACTCTCCTTACGGAG acGACCCAGCTGAGAGCTGAACTCGTGTCGTGCTCTGAAGACCGAGATGAGTTGAGTCAGTCTTTAGGTCAGTGGAGAGACAAAGTTCACGGTTTGGAGAAGACAAACCTGGAAACCAGAAATTTAATCTCCATCCTGGAGGAAGACATCCGGGTCGGAAGAAAGGAGTACGAAGGTCTGCAAAGCGGCATGGAGAGAGTGAAGGCAGAGAGGGAGCAG TTTTTGCAGCAGGTTGTGGTTCTGGAAGAGGCCATTTCTAAACATAACAGGGAGAAGGAGGGGCTGCTCAACCACCTCCATGAGATGGAAGAAGATCACACGTCTACCAACCAAAACACCGAGTCCATGGCCGGCAAAATCCAG gCGTTGGAGGGAGAAGTGTGTCGCCTCTCCCAGTCTCTGGAGTCGTCGCTGCTGGAGAAAGGAGAAATCGCGTCTCGGCTGAACTCCACTCAGGATGAAGTCCGGCAGATGAGGACGGGCATCGAGAAGCTGCAGGTCCGCATCGAGTCAGacgagaggaagaagaagaagatgggaGAGCTGCTCAAAG ctgctCAGAGGAAGTCTGACTCGCTGCAGGATCGCATCGATGCGCTGGAGCGAGAGAAAGACGAATTTGAGCAAAATCTAGAGGAGGCCGTGTTGCAG GCTGAAGTAGCAAAAGCTGAGCTGGAAGAGGAGAGGACTAAG gtggaagaagagaagaaagagCTGAATGAGAAACTGACTGAGCTGTCCGCCGCTCTGGACACTCTGACATCTCAGAAAGCTCATTTAGAGAGAGAGCTGGACATGAAAAATGTAGAGATAGAGGAGCTGAAGGCAGCTAAGGACAAACTGGAACAGGGTTTGGAGAAAGCAGAGGTggacagaagagaagaagacagacagagacaaagACTAGAGGAGCTGGAGAAATGGACgagagaggaagcagagagacaAAGTGTGCGAGTCGGAGACCTTCAGGGCCAGCTGACGGAGTTGGAAAGGGAAAACAACGACCTTAGGGCAACGTTTGAGTCTTTAGGAGAAGAAATAAAGGATCTTAAAACACTTGCTCAAGCTAAAGAGGAAGAAATCCTCGCTTTGGAGAAGGACAAAGAGAATAAGGCAGAATCCATCTCATTAATCGTAGCAGAGAAGAAACGATTAGAGGAAAGAAATGAACAGCTGGAAAAGGAGAGAGACGACCTTCAGTCTGCTCTGGTGTCTGTGAACCAAGAGAAAGCAAAGGCAGATCAGGAGAAAACAGAGTTGGATGAAGGGAGAGTAAAGCTTCAGTCCAAGATCTCGTTGGTAGAAACGGAGAAACAGAACCTCCAACAAACCGTCTCCTTGTTGGAGCAGGAAAAGCTGAGGTCAGAGGCTGAAACTGAGGAGTTGCAGTCTTCACTGTTGATGATGGAAGAGGAGAAGAACAACCTGTCTTCAGCTCTTTCTCTGCTGGAAGAAGAGAAGCAGCAGGCAACAGAGGAGAAAGAGAGGCTCACACAGGAACATGAGGTTCTCCAGAAAACAGTCGCCTCCATGGAAGAAGAACTGGAGACACACAAACGATCCATGACCCAGCTCAGTGAGCAG GTTTCTGAACTAACATCCAGTTTAGCTCGTCTGACAAAAGAGAGAGACTCTGCTCTGAGCAAAATGAACCTTTGGATGAAGACCTGCAaacagctggagcaggagaagCAGAACATCCTAAACAGCTCAG AAGGAAGAAGCAGTGAGGAGTTTCAGGCTGAAGCGGCCCAGCTGAGGGCGCAGGCAGAGGTCAGGAAGAAAGAAGTCCAAGAACTGAAAACCGCCCTGGAGAAAAAAACGACAGAGGCTGAGGAAAGACGACAAGAATTGAAGcaaaaggaggaagaggtgaAGGAGCGAGCGGCTGCTCTGGAGGGAGTGAGAGCGGAGAAGGAAAGGGAGCTGGAGGAGATCAGGAAGGAACTGGATGAGGTTAACGCGCTTCTGGAGGAGAAAAGCACCGAGGCCGATGAGAGCATAGAGAAATACTGCAGCCTGCTGGTCAAAGTCCACAAGCTGGAGGAGAGCAATGACGCGCTGAAGACCCGACTGGAGCATCTCACTGCCAGCCAGCCTGTGAATGAAGCCAAGGTCCCTCCTGAAACCCGCCGGCGTTCAGTGAGGAAGTCTTCCTCCAAACACCAGGAAGaaaaaatgagtgaaaacacAGAGAATCTGGTTCCCACGACAACACCGAGCTCTCCACAGGGAGGGTCTCCGGGGAAACGGGGTCATAAAGAAATCAGTGACAGAGACAGCGCCCAGGAGGCTCTGCACAACCTGACGAAGAAACTAAAAGCCAACACCGCGACGcccagaggaagaggagaacaGGATGACGAAGAGTTCAGACCAGAGGGCCTGCCTGACCTGGTGCAGAAAG GGTTCGCTGATATCCCACTGGGGGAGGCCAGTCCGTACATCATCCGGAGGACCACCGGGAGGCGCTGCAGTCCTCGCCTGGCTGCAAGGCAGACTAAGCCTGACATCAAG GTTTTGGGGCCCGTCCATCTGCAGAGTCCCTCTGGTTCATCATCGGACGGCTCCGACAGGACGCGCCAGCCTCTGAGTGGCGAACAGGAACCTTCGCTGAATGTCCATCAGgaagcagagcagagagagaaacaggtTTTAGTGgagcaaacaaaacaaggagaaaACTGTCATGTTCAGTAG